The Cygnus atratus isolate AKBS03 ecotype Queensland, Australia chromosome 12, CAtr_DNAZoo_HiC_assembly, whole genome shotgun sequence genome has a segment encoding these proteins:
- the CCDC113 gene encoding coiled-coil domain-containing protein 113: MAEQVLAVLPLPQLRARLQEERHAIALLRAEVEMFENQYRKMEPSSPALQQQPVAHDSPPELVHVLTHGRSKSKTHRSTGYFAGLTVEQKCELAERELVDMKGEIQRMEEDTEKTLQDLEAVIQETDIWWTDVKKAISDFEKDIVSTIANKKGSIVASEKLLRYLEEKNHQRDLMKEKLRLENSFLKGYKKKLQQQLRQKEQMGETLREVRSQQLQVTKEQYEEKIDEKNKELQQLKLTLGKTVQILNFRKKKLQNTMETSTSLMKDISQKTELLEKIERETTLVEKQRAKAESLDRWLQKQLSDYSTPPVMSYVQTAMAVTDLEKSIKAWQRRAAIAETTLQSYRRAWNQVKMSGNQQLAEGAAPFF; encoded by the exons ATGGCGGAGCAGGTGCTGGCGGTGCTGCCCCTGCCGCAGCTGCGGGCACGCCTGCAGGAGGAGCG TCATGCCATCGCTTTGCTGAGAGCTGAGGTGGAGATGTTTGAAAATCAGTACCGTAAGATGGAGCCGagcagcccagctctccagcagcagccggTGGCACACGACTCCCCGCCAGAGCTGGTGCACGTACTG ACACATGGCAGGTCCAAATCCAAGACGCATCGTTCAACAGGCTATTTCGCAGGCCTGACAGTGGAGCAGAAATGTGAGCTGGCTGAGCGGGAGCTGGTGGACATGAAGGGTGAAATTCAGAGGATGGAGGAGGACACAGAGAAGACCTTGCAGGACCTCGAG GCAGTCATACAAGAAACAGATATTTGGTGGACTGATGTTAAGAAAGCAATCAGTGACTTTGAGAAAGACATCGTCAGTACCATCGCCAACAAGAAAGGGAGCATTGTAGCTTCCGAGAAGCTGCTGAGGTACCTAGAGGAGAAGAACCACCAAAgg gATCTGATGAAAGAGAAGTTGCGcttagaaaacagttttctcaaGGGTTACAAGAAGAAGCTGCAACAGCAGCTCAGGCAG AAGGAGCAGATGGGAGAGACGCTCCGTGAGGTCCgctcacagcagctgcaggttaCAAAGGAGCAGTACGAAGAGAAGATTGATGAGAAGaacaaggagctgcagcagctaaAACTGACTTTAGGGAAGACTGTCCAGATCCTCAACTTCCGTAAA AAAAAGCTTCAGAACACCATGGAAACATCGACATCTCTAATGAAAGACATCTCCCAGAAGacggagctgctggagaagatTGAAAGAGAAACTACTCTGGTGGAGAAG CAACGAGCCAAAGCGGAGAGTCTGGACCGGTGGCTGCAGAAACAGCTGTCGGACTACAGCACGCCTCCCGTGATGAGTTATGTGCAGACGGCAATGGCTGTCACTGACCTGGAAAAGAGTATCAAGGCTtggcagaggagggcagcaatTGCTGAG aCGACCTTGCAGAGCTACCGCAGAGCATGGAACCAGGTCAAGATGTCTGGTAACCAGCAGCTAGCAGAGGGAGCCGCCCCATTCTTCTGA